In one Gossypium hirsutum isolate 1008001.06 chromosome D09, Gossypium_hirsutum_v2.1, whole genome shotgun sequence genomic region, the following are encoded:
- the LOC107926378 gene encoding 60S ribosomal protein L29-1, translating to MAKSKNHTAHNQSYKAHKNGIKKPKRHRHTSTKGMDPKFLRNQRYARKHNKKNGESANEEE from the exons ATGGCGAAGTCAAAGAATCACACGGCTCACAACCAATCTTACAAGGCTCACAAGAATGGAATCAAGAAACCCAAGAGGCACCGCCACACTTCCACCAAAGGG atGGATCCTAAGTTCTTGAGGAACCAAAGGTATGCAAGGAAACACAACAAGAAGAATGGAGAATCAGCCAATGAAGAAGAGTAG
- the LOC107926475 gene encoding leucine-rich repeat extensin-like protein 3, producing the protein MEIFQTIIVITTSLMLLSSVVSSDNTITTSNTTSKYQIECTMCSSCENPCQQTPSPPPPSPPPPKPSSPPPTVPNPNHCPPPPSPPTSSGGGNYYYSPPPPSQSSGGNNYYAPPPPVGVIGGMYYPPPTYKNYPTPPPPNPIVPYFPFYYHTPPPPSEARSLSSTTHWLFISMLGFFLSFF; encoded by the coding sequence ATGGAAATTTTTCAGACAATTATTGTAATTACAACATCTCTGATGCTGCTGAGTTCGGTCGTTTCTTCAGACAACACCATCACCACTTCAAACACGACATCGAAGTACCAGATCGAGTGCACCATGTGTTCATCATGTGAAAATCCATGTCAGCAAACTCCATCGCCGCCACCACCATCTCCACCGCCGCCTAAACCATCTTCACCACCACCTACAGTTCCTAACCCCAACCACTGCCCACCCCCTCCTTCTCCACCCACCTCCAGCGGTGGTGGAAACTACTACTACTCTCCACCACCACCTTCTCAATCCAGCGGCGGAAATAACTACTACGCTCCACCACCACCCGTTGGTGTCATTGGTGGCATGTACTACCCTCCACCTACATACAAAAACTACCCAACGCCACCACCACCCAACCCTATCGTCCCTTACTTCCCTTTTTACTACCATACGCCGCCACCACCGTCGGAGGCGAGAAGCTTATCATCAACAACACATTGGCTTTTTATTTCCATGTTgggttttttcctttctttcttttaa
- the LOC107926476 gene encoding serine/threonine-protein phosphatase 4 regulatory subunit 3A isoform X3, with protein MGAQEKSQGNSNSMQRVKVYRLNEDGKWDDQGTGHVTVDYLERSEELALFVFDEEDNETLLLHRISPDDIYRKQEDTIISWRDSEYSTELALSFQENTGCSYIWDHICNVQRNMHFSSLNNEIFHTMNSELRELPAVELSTLPIILKTVTESGIADQMRLTELILNDQDFFQKLMELFRICEDLENIDGLHMIFKIIKGIILLNSPQVFEKIFGDELIMDIIGSLEYDADVPQVQHYRLFLKEHVVFKEAIPIKNPLALSKIHQTYRVGYLKDVVLARVLDEATAASLNSIIHSNNAIVISILKDDSTFIQELFARLRSPTTSAESKKNLVYFLHEFCSLSKSLQVVQQLRLFRDLINEGIFDIITDVLQSPDKKLVLTGHSHTVLESGCKPSAVLCCSPGRNSTFWTFG; from the exons ATGGGCGCTCAAGAGAAATCGCAAGGGAACTCCAATTCGATGCAG CGAGTAAAGGTCTATCGTTTGAATGAGGATGGTAAATGGGATGATCAAGGAACTGGGCATGTCACTGTTGATTATTTGGAG AGATCAGAAGAGCTGGCTTTATTTGTTTTTGATGAAGAAGACAACGAGACATTGCTTTTACACCGCATCAGCCCTGATGACATTTACAGAAAGCAAGAAG ATACAATCATATCATGGAGAGACTCAGAATATTCTACAGAATTGGCACTTAGCTTTCAGGAGAACACGGGATGCTCTTACATATG GGACCACATTTGCAATGTGCAAAGAAATATGCATTTCAGTTCTCTTAACA ACGAGATATTTCACACAATGAATAGTGAGTTGAGGGAGTTGCCAGCCGTGGAGCTTTCCACTCTTCCCATAATCCTGAAG ACTGTGACTGAGAGTGGCATTGCCGATCAGATGCGGCTGACGGAACTTATATTGAATGAT CAAGATTTCTTCCAGAAGCTGATGGAGCTATTCAGAATCTGTGAAGACTTGGAAAATATAGATGGTCTTCACATgatattcaaaataattaagggaATAA TTTTGCTTAATAGTCCTCAAGTTTTCGAGAAAATATTTGGGGATGAATTAATCATGGATATTATCGGTTCTCTTGAAT ATGATGCTGATGTTCCTCAGGTGCAACACTACCGGCTTTTTCTGAAAGAACATGTTGTTTTTAAGGAG GCTATTCCAATTAAAAATCCCCTCGCCCTGTCAAAGATACACCAGACATACAGAGTTGGTTATTTGAAG GATGTTGTTTTGGCAAGGGTATTAGATGAGGCCACAGCTGCCAGTCTCAATTCTATAATTCATTCAAACAATGCTATT GTTATTTCTATATTGAAGGATGATAGCACCTTCATTCAGGAATTGTTTGCTAGGTTGAGATCACCCACCACATCTGCTGAATCAAAGAAAAATTTG GTATATTTCCTGCACGAATTTTGTAGTTTAAGCAAGAGCCTTCAAGTGGTGCAGCAGCTTCGACTATTTAG GGATCTTATCAATGAAGGTATTTTTGATATCATCACTGATGTTCTGCAGAGTCCAGATAAAAAGCTTGTACTAACTGG ACATTCTCATACTGTTCTTGAATCAGGATGCAAACCTTCTGCGGTCTTATGTTGTTCGCCAGGAAGGAATTCCACTTTTTGGACTTTTG GTTAA
- the LOC107926474 gene encoding beta-D-xylosidase 1, whose protein sequence is MSRTTKPDSLTLLLLLLIAILSISSVESGRPPFACDPRNGLTRSLRFCRTNLPIHVRVRDLLGRLTLPEKIRLLVNNAIDVPRLGIRGYEWWSEALHGVSNVGPGTKFGGSFPGATSFPQVITTAASFNESLWERIGQVVSDEARAMYNGGMAGLTYWSPNVNIFRDPRWGRGQETPGEDPVLAGKYAASYVRGLQSATGNRLKVAACCKHYTAYDLDNWKGVDRFHFNARVSKQDLADTYNVPFKACVVEGKVASVMCSYNQVNGKPTCADPDLLKGTIRGQWHLNGYIVSDCDSVGVMYDTQHFTVTPEESAAATIKAGLDLDCGPFLAIYTDLAIRRGLLTVTDVDMALANTVTVQMRLGMFDGEPSAQPYGHLGPRHVCTPDHKQLALEAARQGIVLLKNSGSLPLSTSRHRTVAVIGPNSDVTETMIGNYAGVACDYTSPLKGISRYVRTVHQAGCSNVACKANNLFGFAEVAARHADATVLIMGLDQSIEAEFKDRAGLLLPGYQQELVTRVAQASKGPTILVLMSGGPIDFSFAKYDRRVSAILWAGYPGQAGGTAIADVLFGTTNPGGKLPMTWYPQSYVAKVPMTNMGMRPSRGYPGRTYRFYKGPVVFPFGHGLSYTNFKQSLALAPTDLSVLINTNLFATKNYSTLSSKAIRVKHTNCDSLSLPLHIDVENTGNMDGTHTLLLFSEPPAAVKWSPNKQLISFHRVHVIAGSKQRVKINVHACKHLSVVDEFGIRRIPMGQHSLYIGDLKHSISLQANLEGIKN, encoded by the exons ATGTCTAGAACGACAAAACCTGATTCTCTTACACTTCTCCTACTGCTTCTCATTGCTATCCTCTCCATTTCTTCGGTGGAGTCTGGCCGACCGCCTTTCGCCTGCGACCCGAGAAACGGGTTGACGAGGAGTTTACGGTTTTGCCGGACGAATTTACCTATCCACGTGAGGGTTAGGGACTTGTTAGGGAGGTTGACGCTGCCGGAGAAGATAAGGTTATTGGTTAACAATGCGATAGATGTGCCCAGGCTTGGGATTCGAGGGTACGAGTGGTGGTCCGAGGCGCTTCATGGGGTGTCCAATGTGGGTCCCGGGACTAAGTTCGGTGGTTCGTTCCCGGGTGCCACCAGCTTCCCTCAAGTTATCACCACGGCCGCTTCGTTTAACGAATCGCTATGGGAACGTATCGGACAG GTGGTTTCGGATGAAGCAAGAGCAATGTATAATGGAGGAATGGCTGGTTTGACATATTGGAGTCCCAACGTGAACATATTCCGAGACCCACGGTGGGGCCGAGGCCAAGAAACTCCCGGCGAAGACCCTGTTCTCGCCGGAAAATATGCGGCCAGCTACGTCAGGGGCCTCCAAAGTGCCACCGGAAACCGCCTTAAAGTTGCCGCCTGCTGTAAACATTACACTGCTTATGATCTTGATAATTGGAAGGGTGTGGATCGATTCCATTTCAATGCTAGG GTTAGCAAACAAGACCTGGCAGATACATATAATGTACCGTTCAAAGCATGTGTAGTGGAAGGGAAAGTTGCAAGTGTTATGTGTTCTTACAATCAAGTCAATGGCAAGCCCACTTGTGCTGACCCAGACTTACTTAAAGGCACCATTCGTGGCCAATGGCACCTTAATGG GTATATTGTATCAGATTGTGATTCGGTTGGTGTAATGTATGATACTCAACATTTCACTGTTACACCAGAAGAGTCTGCTGCAGCTACTATTAAAGCAG GTTTGGATTTGGATTGCGGGCCGTTTTTGGCGATATATACGGATTTGGCTATAAGGAGGGGTTTGTTAACTGTGACTGATGTTGACATGGCTTTAGCGAATACCGTTACTGTCCAAATGAGGCTCGGCATGTTCGATGGTGAACCATCAGCTCAACCGTATGGGCATCTCGGTCCGAGACATGTGTGTACCCCGGATCATAAACAACTAGCCTTGGAAGCTGCTAGGCAAGGCATAGTTTTGTTGAAGAACTCTGGGTCTTTACCGTTGTCTACTTCACGTCATCGTACCGTCGCGGTTATTGGGCCGAATTCAGATGTCACAGAAACAATGATAGGAAACTATGCAGGGGTGGCATGTGATTACACGAGTCCCTTGAAAGGCATTTCAAGATACGTGAGGACTGTTCATCAAGCAGGCTGTTCAAACGTTGCTTGCAAAGCAAACAATCTGTTTGGATTCGCCGAGGTCGCTGCCCGCCATGCTGATGCAACAGTTCTCATAATGGGGCTCGACCAATCGATAGAAGCAGAATTCAAGGACAGGGCCGGGTTGCTCTTGCCTGGATACCAACAAGAGCTGGTTACCAGGGTGGCTCAAGCATCGAAAGGCCCTACTATTTTGGTATTAATGTCGGGTGGCCCGATTGATTTCTCGTTCGCCAAGTATGATCGTCGAGTTAGTGCCATTTTATGGGCCGGTTATCCAGGCCAAGCTGGAGGAACAGCAATTGCAGATGTTCTATTCGGAACAACAAATCCAG GTGGGAAGTTGCCAATGACATGGTATCCACAATCTTACGTAGCTAAAGTACCAATGACAAACATGGGAATGAGGCCATCCCGAGGCTATCCCGGAAGAACCTACCGGTTCTACAAAGGTCCAGTCGTGTTTCCATTTGGTCACGGCTTGAGCTACACAAACTTTAAACAATCATTAGCCTTAGCTCCAACTGATCTCTCAGTGCTCATTAACACCAATTTATTTGCCACTAAAAACTACTCAACATTATCAAGCAAAGCCATTAGGGTGAAACATACTAATTGTGATTCACTTTCATTACCCCTCCACATTGATGTTGAAAACACTGGCAACATGGATGGGACTCACACTTTGCTCCTTTTCTCTGAACCGCCCGCTGCTGTAAAATGGTCACCGAACAAACAATTAATAAGTTTCCATAGAGTCCATGTCATTGCTGGGTCGAAACAACGAGTGAAAATCAATGTTCATGCTTGCAAACACCTTAGTGTCGTTGATGAATTCGGGATCCGAAGGATTCCGATGGGTCAACATAGTTTATACATTGGGGATCTAAAGCATTCTATTTCTCTCCAAGCAAATTTGGAGGGCATCAAGAATTAG
- the LOC107926533 gene encoding dihydrolipoyl dehydrogenase 2, chloroplastic: MHSICFQATGVPRSNYIFDSCSPALAISKPINLRFCGLRKEAFGFSGLTHSSSGRVRFSSRGHSKKVSASAESNGSPPKSFDYDLIIIGAGVGGHGAALHAVEKGLKTAIIEGDVVGGTCVNRGCVPSKALLAVSGKMRELQSEHHMKALGLQVSAAGYDRQGVADHANNLASKIRSNLTNSMKALGVDILTGVGTIVGPQKVKYGKVGFPDNIVTAKNIIIATGSVPFVPKGIEVDGKTVITSDHALKLESVPDWIAIVGSGYIGLEFSDVYTALGSEVTFIEALDQLMPGFDPEIGKLAQRVLINPRKIDYHTGVFATKITPAKDGKPVIIELIDAKTKEPKDTLEVDAALIATGRAPFTNGLGLENVNVVTQRGFVPVDERMRVIDTNGNLVPHLYCIGDANGKMMLAHAASAQGISVVEQVTGRDHVLNHLSIPAACFTHPEISMVGLTEPQAREKAQKEGFEVGVAKTSFKANTKALAENEGEGLAKLIYRPDNGEILGVHIFGLHAADLIHEASNAIALGTRIQDIKFAVHAHPTLSEVLDELFKSAKVKAAALSHGPVSEPVAV; the protein is encoded by the exons atgcaTTCTATTTGCTTTCAAGCTACTGGAGTTCCTAGATCGAATTACATTTTCGATTCTTGTTCTCCTGCTTTAGCTATATCCAAGCCGATCAATCTCCGTTTCTGCGGACTTAGAAAGGAAGCCTTCGGTTTCTCTGGTTTGACTCACTCGAGTTCTGGCCGAGTTCGTTTCTCGAGTCGTGGACATTCTAAGAAAGTCTCTGCTTCCGCTGAAAGCAACGGAAGTCCTCCGAAATCGTtcgattatgatttgattatcatCGGTGCCGGCGTCGGTGGACATGGAGCTGCGTTGCATGCCGTCGAGAAG GGATTGAAAACTGCTATTATCGAAGGAGATGTGGTGGGAGGAACGTGTGTGAACAGAGGTTGTGTTCCTTCGAAAGCTCTCTTGGCTGTGAGTGGTAAAATGCGTGAACTTCAGAGTGAGCATCACATGAAGGCTTTGGGTTTGCAG GTGTCTGCTGCTGGGTACGACAGACAGGGAGTTGCTGACCATGCAAATAATCTTGCTTCGAAGATTCGAAGCAATTTGACTAACTCAATGAAGGCGCTTGGAGTAGACATATTGACCGGTGTTGGTACCATTGTG GGTCCTCAAAAAGTGAAATATGGGAAGGTTGGTTTTCCTGATAACATAGTAACTGCAAAAAATATAATCATTGCCACGGGTTCTGTCCCCTTTGTTCCCAAGGGCATTGAAGTTGATG GGAAGACTGTTATTACCAGTGACCATGCCCTGAAATTGGAGTCTGTTCCTGATTGGATTGCGATTGTAGGAAGTGGTTATATTGGTCTTGAATTCAGTGATGTATACACTGCACTTGGAAGTGAG GTCACCTTTATTGAAGCTCTAGATCAACTTATGCCTGGATTTGATCCTGAGATCGGTAAGCTGGCTCAAAGGGTGTTGATCAACCCTAGGAAAATTGACTATCATACAGGAGTATTTGCAACAAAG ATCACTCCTGCAAAGGATGGAAAACCTGTCATTATTGAGCTTATTGATGCCAAGACCAAGGAGCCCAAGGACACCTTGGAG GTAGATGCAGCCTTAATTGCAACCGGAAGGGCACCATTCACCAATGGTCTCGGCTTGGAGAAT gTTAATGTAGTAACACAAAGGGGTTTCGTGCCTGTTGATGAGAGGATGCGAGTAATTGACACAAATGGCAATCTG GTTCCTCATTTGTACTGCATTGGTGATGCAAACGGTAAAATGATGCTTGCTCATGCAGCAAGTGCACAAGGAATTTCAG tggtggaacaagTGACAGGACGAGATCATGTGCTTAATCACCTTAGCATCCCCGCAGCCTGCTTCACTCACCCTGAAATAAGTATGGTTGGGTTAACAGAG CCTCAAGCAAGGGAGAAAGCCCAGAAGGAAGGATTTGAAGTAGGCGTTGCCAAAACAAGTTTCAAGGCTAACACGAAGGCACTTGCCGAAAATGAAGGGGAGGGACTTGCTAAG TTGATATACAGACCCGACAATGGCGAGATACTCGGAGTTCATATATTTGGCTTACATGCAGCAGACCTCATACATGAAGCATCAAATGCCATAGCTTTAGGAACACGTATCCAG GACATAAAATTCGCCGTTCACGCGCATCCAACACTTTCTGAAGTTCTGGACGAACTATTTAAATCAGCCAAA GTTAAAGCTGCTGCTTTGAGCCACGGTCCAGTAAGTGAACCGGTTGCAGTCTAA